One Cohnella candidum genomic region harbors:
- a CDS encoding ABC transporter permease: MEAIPKDMFQPAEKTTSAEAIVRPSLNYWADAWRRLRKNKLAMFGLVVLSVLILLAIFGPLIGKFDYSTQHLKQTNVRPNGQYWFGTDDFGRDMWARVWWGTRISLFIGLIAAVLDLVVGVLYGGISAYFGGKVDTVMQRFIEIVYSIPYLLIAILLIMVMGPGIWSIILAYAITGWVTMARLVRGQMLVLKEQEYVLAAKTLGAKPWRIILKHLIPNVLSVVVVQITFVVPTAIFVESFLSFIGLGIKPPLASLGNLLSDGAQYMRYHPHRLTFPTIVFSLILLSFNLLGDGLRDALDPKMRR, encoded by the coding sequence ATGGAAGCCATTCCTAAGGATATGTTCCAACCGGCTGAGAAAACGACAAGCGCGGAAGCCATTGTCCGTCCTTCCCTGAATTATTGGGCGGACGCTTGGCGTCGCTTGAGAAAGAATAAACTGGCCATGTTCGGCCTCGTCGTCCTGAGCGTTTTGATTTTACTCGCCATTTTCGGGCCGTTGATCGGCAAATTCGATTATTCCACGCAGCATCTGAAGCAAACGAACGTCAGGCCGAACGGTCAATACTGGTTCGGAACCGACGATTTCGGCCGCGATATGTGGGCCCGCGTCTGGTGGGGCACCCGAATCTCGCTGTTCATCGGCCTCATAGCGGCTGTGCTCGATCTGGTGGTCGGCGTGCTGTACGGCGGCATTTCCGCCTACTTCGGCGGCAAGGTCGATACGGTCATGCAGCGCTTTATCGAAATCGTTTATTCGATTCCTTACCTGCTGATCGCTATTTTGCTCATCATGGTCATGGGGCCGGGCATCTGGTCGATCATTCTCGCGTATGCCATCACCGGCTGGGTCACCATGGCCCGTTTGGTTCGCGGACAGATGCTCGTGCTGAAAGAGCAGGAGTACGTGCTCGCGGCTAAAACGCTGGGAGCGAAGCCGTGGCGCATCATCTTGAAACACCTGATCCCGAACGTACTGAGCGTCGTGGTCGTTCAAATCACGTTCGTCGTACCGACGGCGATTTTCGTAGAGTCGTTCCTCAGCTTTATCGGTTTGGGGATTAAGCCGCCGCTCGCATCGCTCGGCAACCTGCTCAGCGACGGCGCGCAGTACATGCGGTACCATCCGCACCGGCTGACGTTCCCGACCATCGTATTCAGCTTGATTTTGCTTAGCTTTAACCTGCTCGGGGACGGTCTTCGCGACGCCCTCGATCCGAAAATGAGAAGATAA
- a CDS encoding ABC transporter ATP-binding protein gives MSKPILEVDNLQVSFKMFAGEVQAVRGVSFNLNKGEVLAIVGESGCGKSVTAQTIMRLVPTPPSYIKGGSVKFDDKYEITKLSEKEMEKIRGAEIGMIFQDPMTSLNPTMTVGSQIMESIRKHQGGSKEKARARAIELLQLVGMSNPAERLRQYPHELSGGMRQRIMIAIALACNPKLLIADEPTTALDVTIQAQIMDLLQDVQEKTGTSIILITHDLGVVAEMAQRIIVMYAGKVVEQGTLDEIFYDPKHPYTWGLLQSVPRLDSDTSSELKSIPGTPPDLFAPPKGCAFAARCPYAMEVCLNHDPEHFYASESHSAACWLLHPDAPKVERPVEVGGRANG, from the coding sequence ATGAGCAAGCCGATCCTTGAAGTCGATAACTTGCAGGTTTCCTTCAAAATGTTCGCCGGTGAAGTGCAGGCCGTTCGCGGCGTGTCCTTCAACTTGAATAAAGGAGAAGTGCTGGCCATCGTCGGGGAATCCGGGTGCGGCAAGTCCGTAACCGCCCAGACGATCATGCGGCTGGTACCTACGCCTCCAAGCTATATCAAAGGCGGTTCCGTGAAGTTCGACGACAAGTACGAAATCACGAAGCTGTCCGAGAAAGAAATGGAGAAAATCCGCGGCGCGGAAATCGGCATGATCTTCCAAGACCCGATGACCTCGCTCAATCCGACGATGACGGTCGGTTCGCAGATCATGGAGAGCATCCGCAAGCACCAAGGCGGCAGCAAAGAAAAAGCGCGCGCCCGTGCCATCGAGCTGCTCCAACTGGTCGGCATGTCCAACCCGGCCGAGCGTCTTCGCCAATATCCGCATGAGCTTTCCGGCGGCATGCGGCAGCGCATCATGATCGCGATCGCGCTTGCTTGCAATCCGAAGCTGCTGATCGCCGACGAGCCGACGACGGCACTGGACGTGACGATCCAAGCGCAGATCATGGACCTTCTCCAGGATGTCCAGGAGAAAACGGGGACCTCGATTATCTTGATCACCCACGATCTCGGAGTCGTGGCCGAAATGGCCCAGCGGATCATCGTCATGTATGCGGGTAAAGTCGTGGAGCAAGGGACCCTGGATGAAATTTTCTACGATCCCAAGCATCCGTATACGTGGGGGCTTCTGCAATCCGTACCGCGTCTCGACAGCGATACGAGCAGCGAGCTCAAATCCATTCCGGGTACGCCGCCCGATCTGTTCGCGCCTCCGAAAGGCTGCGCGTTCGCGGCTCGCTGCCCGTATGCCATGGAAGTTTGCTTGAATCACGATCCGGAGCACTTCTATGCTTCCGAATCCCACAGCGCCGCATGCTGGCTGCTGCATCCCGACGCGCCGAAGGTAGAACGGCCGGTAGAAGTGGGGGGACGCGCAAATGGCTGA
- a CDS encoding ABC transporter ATP-binding protein produces the protein MADNHILEVRNLKKHFNLSGNRTLKAVDGLNFAIKRGETFGLVGESGCGKSTAGRTIINLYQATDGEVIFNGKNAQKLSGKEMSKFNQQMQMVFQDPYASLNPRMTVGKIIGEGLDIHGLHKGSKARKARIAQLLNDVGLNEEHANRFPHEFSGGQRQRIGIARALAIEPQFIIADEPISALDVSVQAQVVNLFKKLQKDHGLTYLFIAHDLAMVKHISDRIGVMYLGKLVEVATSEKLNAKPLHPYTQSLLSAIPIPDPELQHSRERIILKGEIPSPLNPPSGCPFRTRCPAAMPQCAEKMPEFKEVEPGHFVACHLY, from the coding sequence ATGGCTGACAATCATATTCTCGAGGTGCGCAACCTCAAGAAGCATTTTAACCTGAGCGGCAATCGTACGCTGAAAGCCGTCGACGGCCTGAATTTCGCGATCAAGCGCGGCGAAACGTTCGGTCTCGTAGGCGAATCCGGCTGCGGCAAGTCCACGGCCGGACGTACGATCATCAACCTGTACCAGGCCACCGACGGCGAAGTCATTTTCAACGGCAAGAACGCTCAGAAACTAAGCGGCAAAGAAATGAGCAAGTTCAACCAGCAGATGCAAATGGTATTCCAAGACCCGTACGCATCGCTGAACCCGCGGATGACCGTCGGTAAAATCATCGGTGAAGGCCTGGATATCCACGGCCTTCATAAAGGCTCCAAAGCGCGTAAAGCGCGCATCGCCCAGCTGCTGAACGACGTCGGCCTGAACGAAGAGCACGCGAACCGTTTTCCCCACGAGTTCTCCGGCGGCCAACGCCAACGGATCGGGATCGCCCGCGCGCTCGCGATCGAGCCGCAGTTCATCATCGCGGACGAGCCGATCTCGGCTCTGGACGTGTCGGTTCAGGCGCAGGTCGTCAATCTGTTCAAGAAGCTGCAGAAGGATCACGGCCTGACGTACCTGTTCATCGCGCATGACTTGGCGATGGTCAAGCATATTTCCGACCGGATCGGCGTTATGTACCTCGGCAAACTCGTCGAGGTCGCCACGTCGGAGAAGCTGAACGCGAAGCCGCTGCATCCTTACACGCAGTCGCTGCTGTCCGCGATTCCGATTCCGGATCCGGAGCTGCAGCACTCGCGCGAGCGGATCATTCTGAAGGGCGAGATTCCGAGCCCGCTGAATCCGCCGAGCGGCTGTCCGTTCCGGACACGCTGCCCGGCCGCGATGCCGCAGTGCGCGGAGAAAATGCCCGAGTTCAAGGAAGTCGAGCCGGGACATTTCGTCGCTTGCCACCTGTATTGA
- a CDS encoding ferric reductase, whose amino-acid sequence MTDLLLQLPSWMIARVTGLVAYYLLFAGMFLGILYGAPTLKGPWKARVYRWHTRSQGAGMIFVLAHILILVIDAYSPFNWSDLLIPFSTPEHPIAYGIGSISFYLSLIVLLTSDFRLLMPKKLWITLHMLSYPVFFLALLHGIYSGTDTQTPAIFIGYLASAGILILVTFYRAAVETRVAAKKAAM is encoded by the coding sequence ATGACTGACTTGTTGCTTCAATTGCCCAGTTGGATGATCGCCCGGGTTACGGGTTTGGTCGCTTACTACCTTCTATTCGCAGGGATGTTCCTCGGTATTCTGTACGGGGCGCCCACGCTTAAAGGGCCTTGGAAAGCGCGGGTGTACCGCTGGCATACCCGGTCCCAAGGCGCCGGCATGATTTTCGTGCTGGCCCATATCCTCATTCTCGTGATCGATGCCTACAGCCCGTTTAATTGGTCGGATCTGCTCATCCCGTTCTCGACACCGGAGCACCCGATCGCCTACGGGATCGGCTCTATCTCCTTCTACCTGTCGCTCATCGTCCTGCTGACGTCGGATTTCCGGCTGCTGATGCCCAAGAAACTGTGGATTACCCTTCACATGCTGTCCTACCCGGTCTTCTTCCTTGCTTTGCTCCACGGTATCTATAGCGGCACGGATACCCAGACGCCGGCCATTTTCATCGGTTATCTGGCCAGCGCGGGCATCCTGATTCTTGTCACCTTCTACCGCGCAGCCGTCGAGACTCGAGTCGCCGCCAAGAAAGCCGCCATGTAG
- a CDS encoding FAD:protein FMN transferase — protein sequence MAALTLTMERFRAMNTDVTVALALEPSPAGESAFREAGSWFAYAERVFSRFRPDSELSGLNLSAGLPVRISKTMEEVLELARHYQRVTNGMFDPGILPQLLQAGYTVSFERIASRERGMWAEQKERGGSRKGDWKLFGPLQTVRLDPGTRIDLGGIVKGWAVDRLADRLIAKGIAAGMVNAGGDLRVWGNADSPDWEIEIDDPREPGACLSVAALRKGAVATSSVLGRSWQTAEGRKHHLIDPRTGKPSESDVLQCTVAGDTAVESEIAAKTVCMLGSKEGAEWLREACPRSDAFLLTRDGERKLLRSDVYAAGTRNWKGE from the coding sequence ATGGCCGCCCTCACTTTGACCATGGAACGCTTCAGGGCCATGAACACCGACGTAACCGTGGCGCTCGCGCTTGAACCCAGCCCCGCCGGGGAATCGGCATTCCGGGAAGCCGGAAGCTGGTTCGCCTACGCCGAGAGGGTATTCAGCCGGTTTCGGCCCGACAGCGAGCTCAGCGGTTTGAATTTATCCGCCGGCCTTCCGGTGCGCATCTCCAAAACGATGGAAGAAGTGTTGGAGTTGGCCCGCCACTATCAACGGGTGACGAACGGCATGTTCGACCCCGGCATCTTGCCGCAGCTGCTGCAGGCGGGTTATACGGTGAGCTTCGAACGCATCGCATCCCGTGAAAGGGGCATGTGGGCAGAGCAGAAGGAACGCGGCGGTTCGCGCAAGGGCGATTGGAAACTATTCGGCCCCCTGCAGACCGTCCGGCTGGATCCCGGCACCCGGATCGATCTCGGCGGCATCGTGAAAGGCTGGGCCGTTGACCGATTGGCCGACCGTTTGATCGCCAAGGGCATTGCGGCAGGCATGGTGAATGCCGGGGGCGATTTGCGGGTTTGGGGGAACGCGGACTCGCCGGACTGGGAAATCGAGATCGATGATCCCCGGGAGCCTGGCGCCTGCTTGAGCGTCGCTGCGTTGCGGAAAGGAGCCGTCGCCACCTCCAGCGTGCTGGGCCGAAGCTGGCAAACGGCGGAAGGCCGTAAGCATCATCTCATCGATCCTCGGACGGGCAAGCCTTCGGAATCGGATGTGCTGCAGTGTACCGTGGCGGGCGATACCGCAGTCGAGTCGGAAATCGCGGCCAAGACGGTCTGCATGCTCGGAAGCAAGGAAGGCGCGGAATGGCTCAGGGAAGCTTGCCCCCGCAGCGACGCGTTCCTCTTGACCCGTGACGGAGAGCGGAAACTGCTAAGAAGCGACGTTTACGCCGCCGGCACCCGGAATTGGAAAGGAGAGTGA
- a CDS encoding FAD-dependent oxidoreductase, producing MNPQQGNVGGLPRFPVSYWLASSSRPSYGKLEKDLTVDVAVIGAGIAGITTAYLLAQAGKRVVLLEAGRLLGGTTGHTTAKLTAQHDLIYDELIRRFGQDDALFYYAANRDGMDFVRRKILELDIDCDYAVEDAYLYAADEEQIRLVQLEYEAYLKLGIPCRLEDGIPLPIAARSAVAMTGQARFHPVPYLTKLLEEFEKMGGLVYEQTTVETVEEGEPSVVHTKDGGRVTCLDVVSCSHFPVFESGMYFARLHAVSSYALAFRMPGELPRGMYLSAGDPKRSVRAITYRGEQLLLVGGESHDTGQDDCTSGRYEALSAFARETFGAGDILYRWSAHDLITPDKLPYAGRATSKHPRSYVATGFRKWGMSNGTAAALLIRDLILGIENPYANLFDPTRHLASGGVKSLVAHNADVAVQYVKGKLPWLTKKVQDLGPDQGALIRHEGKKAAAYRDPEGRLHIMDATCTHMGCEVSWNEGDRTWDCPCHGSRFDSTGGVKAGPAVEPLKMLKE from the coding sequence ATGAATCCACAGCAAGGGAACGTTGGCGGGCTGCCGAGGTTTCCGGTATCGTACTGGCTGGCTTCGTCGTCGCGGCCGTCCTACGGCAAGCTGGAGAAAGATTTGACCGTGGACGTCGCCGTCATCGGGGCAGGCATTGCCGGGATTACGACGGCATACCTGCTGGCCCAAGCCGGCAAACGGGTCGTGCTTCTCGAAGCCGGGCGGCTGCTCGGCGGAACGACGGGGCATACGACCGCCAAGCTGACCGCGCAGCACGATCTCATCTACGACGAGCTGATCCGTCGTTTCGGGCAGGACGACGCTTTGTTTTATTACGCGGCCAACCGGGACGGCATGGATTTCGTCAGGCGCAAAATTTTGGAGCTCGATATCGACTGCGATTATGCCGTCGAGGACGCGTACTTGTATGCGGCGGATGAAGAGCAAATTCGCTTGGTACAGTTGGAATACGAGGCCTACCTGAAGCTCGGCATCCCTTGCCGGCTAGAGGACGGCATCCCGCTTCCGATCGCGGCGCGTTCGGCGGTCGCCATGACGGGACAAGCCCGGTTCCATCCGGTGCCTTATCTGACCAAGCTGTTGGAGGAATTCGAGAAGATGGGCGGCCTTGTCTATGAGCAGACGACCGTCGAAACGGTGGAGGAAGGCGAGCCCTCGGTCGTCCACACGAAGGATGGTGGCCGCGTGACCTGTCTTGATGTCGTGTCTTGCTCGCATTTTCCGGTTTTCGAAAGCGGGATGTATTTCGCACGTCTGCATGCGGTAAGCTCCTACGCACTCGCTTTCCGGATGCCGGGGGAGCTGCCCCGCGGCATGTATTTGAGCGCCGGCGACCCGAAACGTTCCGTGCGGGCGATCACCTACCGCGGGGAGCAGCTGCTGCTCGTCGGCGGCGAGTCGCACGATACCGGGCAGGACGATTGCACAAGCGGGCGGTACGAAGCGCTCTCGGCGTTCGCGAGGGAGACGTTCGGAGCGGGGGACATCCTGTACCGGTGGTCCGCCCACGATCTGATTACGCCGGACAAGCTGCCTTACGCAGGGCGGGCGACCTCGAAGCATCCGCGCAGTTACGTGGCGACGGGGTTCCGCAAATGGGGAATGTCGAACGGCACCGCCGCGGCGCTTCTGATCCGGGATCTGATTCTCGGCATCGAAAATCCCTACGCGAATTTATTCGACCCGACCCGGCATCTGGCTTCAGGGGGCGTGAAGTCCCTGGTGGCGCACAATGCCGACGTCGCCGTTCAATACGTCAAGGGCAAGCTGCCTTGGCTGACGAAGAAGGTACAGGACCTGGGGCCGGACCAGGGCGCGCTGATCCGCCACGAAGGCAAGAAAGCCGCCGCTTACCGGGATCCGGAGGGGCGCTTGCACATCATGGACGCGACCTGCACGCATATGGGATGCGAGGTCTCCTGGAACGAAGGTGACCGTACCTGGGATTGCCCCTGCCACGGTTCGCGGTTCGACTCCACCGGGGGCGTGAAGGCGGGACCCGCCGTGGAGCCGCTCAAAATGCTGAAGGAATAA